A stretch of Acropora muricata isolate sample 2 chromosome 7, ASM3666990v1, whole genome shotgun sequence DNA encodes these proteins:
- the LOC136922866 gene encoding uromodulin-like isoform X2 has protein sequence MQTFGLTRIQLLKIILVILSVLMVLSRALAAEFRETDKVVSRDGPNRGVSYVNFVEEKFFYLNITALGGDFVDNMPECSFACLDTPSCFSFNLGATRDINDRFPCELLPSDKYNNSDKFVHSNIFHHFSIATPCSTWPCTNKGKCLPLYKENHYKCLCTKGFKGKNCENDIDECSIENECHQNATCNNTKGSYNCTCKDGFEGDGRNCADIDECSILNDCHLDATCNNTEGSYNCTCKDGFEGDGKNCFDIDECSIENECHQNATCNNTKGSYNCTCKDGFEGDGRNCAAPPECKNYIALNAWDRNVHSTRGTKCDDNLKTGWYRFQGQAGRQLPTICPPVQRCNTDLPGWMNGNHPNVEDGIVKRQVCFHGYSNCCYTATTIDVRNCGAYFVYRLTKVSFCNLRYCGTG, from the exons ATGCAAACGTTTGGTTTGACTAGAATTCAGTTGCTCAAGATCATTCTCGTGATTCTATCAGTTTTAATGGTCCTCTCACGCGCTCTTGCGGCAG AGTTTAGAGAAACTGACAAAGTTGTCAGCCGCGATGGACCCAACCGTGGTGTGAGTTATGTCAACTTTGTAGAAGAAAAATTCTTCTACTTGAACATCACTGCTCTTGGAGGCGACTTCGTTGATAATATGCCCGAGTGTTCGTTTGCATGTCTGGATACTCCTTCATGTTTCTCCTTCAACTTGGGCGCCACCCGGGACATCAACGACAGATTTCCTTGTGAACTTCTTCCTTCGGACAAATACAATAACTCTGATAAATTTGTGCACAGCAATATTTTTCACCACTTCAGCATCGCG ACACCCTGTAGTACTTGGCCATGCACGAACAAAGGTAAATGTCTCCCATTGTACAAAGAGAACCACTACAAGTGTCTCTGTACCAAAGGATTCAAGGGAAAGAACTGTGAAAACG ACATTGACGAATGCTCCATTGAAAACGAGTGTCACCAGAATGCTACATGTAACAACACCAAAGGATCTTACAACTGCACTTGTAAAGATGGATTTGAAGGCGACGGGAGAAACTGCGCAG ACATTGACGAATGCTCTATTTTAAACGACTGTCATCTGGATGCCACTTGTAACAACACCGAAGGATCTTACAACTGCACTTGTAAAGATGGATTTGAAGGCGACGGGAAAAACTGCTTTG ACATTGACGAATGCTCCATTGAAAACGAGTGTCACCAGAATGCTACATGTAACAACACCAAAGGATCTTACAACTGCACTTGTAAAGATGGATTTGAAGGCGACGGGAGAAACTGCGCAG CTCCTCCTGAATGCAAGAACTATATCGCTCTTAATGCATGGGATAGAAACGTACACTCCACTAGAGGAACAAAATGTGACGACAATCTCAAAACAGGATGGTATCGTTTTCAAGGCCAAGCGGGAAGGCAACTGCCAACTATTTGTCCACCAGTCCAAAGATGTAACACGGATCTGCCGGGATGGATGAACGGCAACCATCCAAATGTTGAAGATGGCATTGTTAAGAGACAAGTTTGCTTTCATGGGTATTCCAATTGTTGTTACACAGCCACAACAATTGACGTGCGTAATTGCGGGGCATACTTTGTATACAGGTTAACAAAAGTGTCATTCTGTAATTTACGTTACTGTGGAACTGGATAG
- the LOC136922866 gene encoding uromodulin-like isoform X1, giving the protein MQTFGLTRIQLLKIILVILSVLMVLSRALAAEFRETDKVVSRDGPNRGVSYVNFVEEKFFYLNITALGGDFVDNMPECSFACLDTPSCFSFNLGATRDINDRFPCELLPSDKYNNSDKFVHSNIFHHFSIATPCSTWPCTNKGKCLPLYKENHYKCLCTKGFKGKNCENDIDECSSANECHLDAICTNTKGSYNCTCQLGFVGDGKNCSDIDECSIENECHQNATCNNTKGSYNCTCKDGFEGDGRNCADIDECSILNDCHLDATCNNTEGSYNCTCKDGFEGDGKNCFDIDECSIENECHQNATCNNTKGSYNCTCKDGFEGDGRNCAAPPECKNYIALNAWDRNVHSTRGTKCDDNLKTGWYRFQGQAGRQLPTICPPVQRCNTDLPGWMNGNHPNVEDGIVKRQVCFHGYSNCCYTATTIDVRNCGAYFVYRLTKVSFCNLRYCGTG; this is encoded by the exons ATGCAAACGTTTGGTTTGACTAGAATTCAGTTGCTCAAGATCATTCTCGTGATTCTATCAGTTTTAATGGTCCTCTCACGCGCTCTTGCGGCAG AGTTTAGAGAAACTGACAAAGTTGTCAGCCGCGATGGACCCAACCGTGGTGTGAGTTATGTCAACTTTGTAGAAGAAAAATTCTTCTACTTGAACATCACTGCTCTTGGAGGCGACTTCGTTGATAATATGCCCGAGTGTTCGTTTGCATGTCTGGATACTCCTTCATGTTTCTCCTTCAACTTGGGCGCCACCCGGGACATCAACGACAGATTTCCTTGTGAACTTCTTCCTTCGGACAAATACAATAACTCTGATAAATTTGTGCACAGCAATATTTTTCACCACTTCAGCATCGCG ACACCCTGTAGTACTTGGCCATGCACGAACAAAGGTAAATGTCTCCCATTGTACAAAGAGAACCACTACAAGTGTCTCTGTACCAAAGGATTCAAGGGAAAGAACTGTGAAAACG ACATTGATGAGTGTTCTTCGGCAAACGAATGTCACCTGGATGCCATTTGTACAAACACCAAAGGATCTTACAACTGCACCTGTCAACTTGGATTTGTAGGCGACGGAAAAAACTGTTCGG ACATTGACGAATGCTCCATTGAAAACGAGTGTCACCAGAATGCTACATGTAACAACACCAAAGGATCTTACAACTGCACTTGTAAAGATGGATTTGAAGGCGACGGGAGAAACTGCGCAG ACATTGACGAATGCTCTATTTTAAACGACTGTCATCTGGATGCCACTTGTAACAACACCGAAGGATCTTACAACTGCACTTGTAAAGATGGATTTGAAGGCGACGGGAAAAACTGCTTTG ACATTGACGAATGCTCCATTGAAAACGAGTGTCACCAGAATGCTACATGTAACAACACCAAAGGATCTTACAACTGCACTTGTAAAGATGGATTTGAAGGCGACGGGAGAAACTGCGCAG CTCCTCCTGAATGCAAGAACTATATCGCTCTTAATGCATGGGATAGAAACGTACACTCCACTAGAGGAACAAAATGTGACGACAATCTCAAAACAGGATGGTATCGTTTTCAAGGCCAAGCGGGAAGGCAACTGCCAACTATTTGTCCACCAGTCCAAAGATGTAACACGGATCTGCCGGGATGGATGAACGGCAACCATCCAAATGTTGAAGATGGCATTGTTAAGAGACAAGTTTGCTTTCATGGGTATTCCAATTGTTGTTACACAGCCACAACAATTGACGTGCGTAATTGCGGGGCATACTTTGTATACAGGTTAACAAAAGTGTCATTCTGTAATTTACGTTACTGTGGAACTGGATAG